One region of Sulfurisphaera ohwakuensis genomic DNA includes:
- a CDS encoding type II toxin-antitoxin system CcdA family antitoxin gives MTEWVTISTKVRKEIAEKARKYGINISEVLRKALEDKNSEEGRRRG, from the coding sequence ATGACAGAATGGGTTACAATCTCAACTAAGGTCAGAAAGGAAATAGCTGAAAAAGCAAGAAAGTATGGTATTAATATATCTGAAGTGTTAAGAAAAGCTTTAGAGGATAAAAATAGCGAAGAAGGAAGAAGAAGAGGCTAG